The following are encoded in a window of Aquipuribacter sp. SD81 genomic DNA:
- a CDS encoding bacterial proteasome activator family protein has translation MSQPQPDRPTVDDDVRPTTPLDRPDDRSRDDDRDGGQDHDQDDGQDGGQDDDAPDAGGAGSGRTADRVLVVTPQGMSVTGDASDEQVSGMVEQPAKVMRIGSMIKQLLEEVRSAPLDEAGRARLAQVHAQTIAELETGLSDDLVAELRRIALPFAADTPPSDAELRVAQAQLVGWLEGLFHGIQTTLFAQQMAARAQLEQMRRQALSGPVVAGAGEGAQDRPDRPHQTGQYL, from the coding sequence GTGAGCCAGCCGCAGCCGGACCGCCCGACGGTCGACGACGACGTGCGCCCGACCACCCCGCTCGACCGGCCCGACGACCGCAGCCGCGACGACGACCGGGACGGCGGCCAGGACCACGACCAGGACGACGGCCAGGACGGCGGCCAGGACGACGACGCGCCGGACGCGGGTGGCGCGGGCAGCGGCCGGACCGCCGACCGCGTCCTCGTCGTCACCCCGCAGGGCATGAGCGTGACCGGGGACGCCAGCGACGAGCAGGTGTCCGGCATGGTCGAGCAGCCGGCCAAGGTCATGCGGATCGGCAGCATGATCAAGCAGCTGCTCGAGGAGGTCCGCAGCGCCCCGCTGGACGAGGCGGGCCGCGCGCGGCTCGCGCAGGTGCACGCGCAGACCATCGCCGAGCTCGAGACGGGCCTCTCCGACGACCTCGTCGCGGAGCTGCGCCGGATCGCGCTGCCCTTCGCCGCGGACACCCCGCCGTCCGACGCCGAGCTGCGGGTCGCGCAGGCGCAGCTGGTCGGCTGGCTGGAGGGGCTGTTCCACGGCATCCAGACGACGCTGTTCGCCCAGCAGATGGCGGCGCGCGCGCAGCTGGAGCAGATGCGCCGGCAGGCGCTGTCCGGCCCGGTCGTCGCCGGGGCGGGCGAGGGCGCGCAGGACCGTCCCGACCGTCCGCATCAGACCGGGCAGTACCTGTAG
- a CDS encoding alpha/beta hydrolase codes for MSATREDVALDERPEGGEPAPPSRRRRARRWWRGLAAALVLVLLLAAGTVFGVAWYFSGIALAVDRSGAPPVPVVAGDGTGGGAAGSAAAGTVTLPDVPGSATLGLHGIRWQAGAETGWGVTGDVLQRQDGRVVREWEDRSGVLPGAGATGSLDQDVFLGDPATVGLDFEEVLLESELGPLPAYRVPADAAAAEPAGTWVVFAHGRGGQREEANRYLRTWHDLGLDVLVPAYRNDSVAPADPSGRYGLGATEWRDLETAVRYARDQGAEEVVLAGWSMGGAIVLQMMAQSPEADAVTALVLDAPVVDWRDTFYHQGRLARLPDWWTSIALVLVELRGSLDLDDLDWVARADELRVPTYLVHSDDDRFVPNGPSRELAELRPDLVTPRFDGPGDHTREWNVDPDGYDADLREWLQETVLSDAG; via the coding sequence GTGAGCGCCACCCGCGAGGACGTCGCCCTCGACGAGCGGCCGGAGGGCGGCGAGCCGGCCCCGCCGTCGCGCCGTCGCCGCGCGCGCCGCTGGTGGCGGGGGCTCGCCGCCGCGCTCGTGCTCGTGCTGCTGCTGGCCGCGGGGACGGTCTTCGGCGTCGCCTGGTACTTCTCCGGCATCGCCCTCGCCGTGGACCGCTCGGGCGCGCCCCCGGTGCCGGTCGTCGCGGGCGACGGGACCGGCGGCGGAGCGGCCGGCTCCGCGGCGGCCGGCACCGTCACGCTGCCCGACGTGCCGGGCAGCGCGACGCTCGGGCTGCACGGCATCCGCTGGCAGGCGGGCGCCGAGACCGGCTGGGGCGTGACCGGTGACGTGCTGCAGCGGCAGGACGGCCGCGTGGTGCGCGAGTGGGAGGACCGCTCGGGCGTCCTGCCCGGGGCGGGCGCGACGGGCTCCCTCGACCAGGACGTGTTCCTCGGCGACCCCGCGACGGTCGGGCTCGACTTCGAGGAGGTGCTCCTGGAGAGCGAGCTGGGGCCGCTGCCGGCCTACCGGGTGCCGGCCGACGCGGCCGCCGCGGAGCCGGCGGGCACGTGGGTGGTCTTCGCGCACGGGCGGGGCGGGCAGCGCGAGGAGGCCAACCGGTACCTGCGCACGTGGCACGACCTCGGCCTGGACGTGCTCGTGCCCGCCTACCGCAACGACTCCGTCGCCCCGGCCGACCCGTCCGGGCGCTACGGGCTCGGCGCGACCGAGTGGCGCGACCTGGAGACGGCGGTGCGCTACGCCCGCGACCAGGGGGCCGAGGAGGTCGTCCTCGCCGGCTGGTCGATGGGCGGGGCGATCGTCCTGCAGATGATGGCGCAGTCGCCGGAGGCGGACGCGGTCACCGCGCTCGTGCTCGACGCGCCGGTCGTCGACTGGCGCGACACCTTCTACCACCAGGGCCGCCTCGCGCGGCTGCCGGACTGGTGGACGTCCATCGCGCTCGTGCTCGTGGAGCTGCGCGGCTCGCTCGACCTCGACGACCTCGACTGGGTCGCGCGCGCCGACGAGCTGCGGGTGCCGACCTACCTCGTGCACTCCGACGACGACCGGTTCGTGCCGAACGGCCCGAGCCGCGAGCTCGCGGAGCTGCGCCCCGACCTCGTGACCCCGCGCTTCGACGGTCCAGGTGACCACACGCGCGAGTGGAACGTCGACCCCGACGGCTACGACGCCGACCTGCGCGAGTGGCTGCAGGAGACCGTCCTCAGCGACGCCGGCTGA
- a CDS encoding HAD family hydrolase, with protein sequence MRLLASDVDGTLVPRLGPMSDRTVAALAAARAAGVHVVLATGRPPRWMTGIVERAGLTGRAVLANGALVIDVERLEQPDAGVVRARTLRGHDVRAMAAAVRDAVPEAHFGIETARGFGVERGWPSPIEADLPRAHLDDLLREAGDDVIKLLVKTAEPERPGLGDAMLEVVGPLVAGRAEATHSGGHLPLVELGPHGVTKAAALAEVAAELGVEQRDVVAFGDMPNDVAMLRWAGRGYAMADGHPVAHEAADDIAPPCAADGVAQVVEDLLRRRDGSAA encoded by the coding sequence GTGCGCCTCCTCGCCAGCGACGTCGACGGGACGCTCGTCCCCCGTCTCGGCCCGATGAGCGACCGGACGGTCGCGGCGCTGGCCGCGGCCCGCGCCGCCGGGGTCCACGTGGTGCTCGCGACGGGCCGGCCGCCGCGCTGGATGACGGGCATCGTCGAGCGCGCGGGTCTCACCGGCCGCGCCGTGCTCGCCAACGGCGCCCTCGTCATCGACGTCGAGCGGCTCGAGCAGCCGGACGCCGGTGTCGTGCGCGCCCGCACCCTGCGTGGCCACGACGTCCGCGCGATGGCCGCGGCCGTGCGGGACGCCGTGCCCGAAGCGCACTTCGGGATCGAGACGGCCCGCGGCTTCGGCGTCGAGCGGGGGTGGCCGAGCCCGATCGAGGCCGACCTGCCCCGCGCCCACCTCGACGACCTGCTGCGCGAGGCGGGCGACGACGTCATCAAGCTGCTCGTCAAGACCGCGGAGCCCGAACGGCCCGGCCTGGGCGACGCGATGCTCGAGGTCGTCGGTCCCCTCGTCGCGGGCCGCGCCGAGGCGACCCACTCGGGCGGCCACCTGCCGCTGGTCGAGCTGGGGCCGCACGGCGTCACGAAGGCCGCCGCGCTCGCCGAGGTCGCCGCCGAGCTCGGCGTCGAGCAGCGCGACGTCGTCGCCTTCGGCGACATGCCGAACGACGTCGCCATGCTCCGCTGGGCCGGGCGCGGCTACGCGATGGCCGACGGCCACCCCGTCGCGCACGAGGCCGCCGACGACATCGCGCCGCCGTGCGCGGCCGACGGCGTCGCGCAGGTCGTCGAGGACCTGCTGCGCCGGCGGGACGGGTCGGCCGCGTGA
- the hepT gene encoding type VII toxin-antitoxin system HepT family RNase toxin, with the protein MTPRPLDADVVRARLAELVRVCGWLAELGTPDAVLLRDDWRTRLLAERLLQQCVELAVSVNLHVAASLGRPVTGYRESFVAVADLGVLDAALAAELAPSAGLRNVLVHEYLRVDLEVVARAVPAAREQYLRYADAVGRWLGDATKGRADA; encoded by the coding sequence ATGACACCGCGACCGCTGGACGCCGACGTCGTGAGGGCGCGCCTGGCGGAGCTGGTCCGCGTGTGCGGCTGGCTGGCGGAGCTCGGCACGCCGGACGCGGTCCTGCTGCGGGACGACTGGCGGACGAGGCTGCTCGCCGAGCGTCTCCTCCAGCAGTGCGTCGAGCTCGCGGTCTCGGTCAACCTGCACGTGGCTGCGTCGCTCGGCCGGCCGGTGACGGGCTACCGGGAGTCCTTCGTCGCGGTGGCGGACCTCGGCGTCCTGGACGCCGCGCTGGCGGCCGAGCTCGCGCCGAGCGCCGGACTGCGGAACGTGCTCGTGCACGAGTACCTCCGCGTCGACCTCGAGGTCGTGGCCCGCGCCGTCCCCGCCGCGCGGGAGCAGTACCTCCGCTACGCGGACGCGGTCGGCCGGTGGCTGGGGGACGCCACGAAGGGCCGAGCCGACGCGTGA